A genome region from Natronobeatus ordinarius includes the following:
- a CDS encoding alkaline phosphatase family protein: MSGSIPQSGRAFVLGLDGVPWSRIERWSDAGELPNFARLREEGASGPLDSTRPPTTPLAWPSIATGVWPDKHGIYSFQKLSSSYSHRMYTSRDCKQSPLWEQLSPSVVGNVPLTYPPTEIDGELVSGMMTPSTSEDFTHPTELADEIEAEIPEYEISLDYPEYAGRLEEFELAVDEMLENRRALMQLLMERTDDWQLFFFVFTEPDRFQHLLWEDGPMLTHYRKLDEIVGEVIEYTEAHDADLYVVSDHGFGPIDRLVYTNHFLEQEGYLVRRDDEGTRGALASLGISRDSIVNALDAVGVSEELLVSKLPRSVIDSVASQIPGDHELYDVDYERTIAFVHGAGGLYVNDSDRFEKGAVPPEKVPEIKAELVDLLESVTEPGSNEPALTVYDGDDLFPTDDGSPDLVVNGCGTYETRSAISDDPFGDTGTYQASHRPEGVLLCRGPSINPGAELRSARVVDVAPTLLHGIGEPVPANADGRVLFDAFRSDSRPATSKVERVDVSRAGEDEAVDDDFSDVEDRLKGLGYME, encoded by the coding sequence ATGAGCGGATCTATCCCCCAGTCCGGGCGAGCGTTCGTGCTCGGACTCGACGGCGTGCCGTGGAGTCGTATCGAGCGATGGAGCGACGCGGGCGAGTTGCCCAACTTCGCGCGGCTGCGCGAGGAGGGGGCGTCCGGACCGCTCGATAGCACCCGGCCGCCGACGACGCCGCTGGCCTGGCCCTCGATCGCCACCGGCGTCTGGCCCGACAAGCACGGGATCTACAGTTTCCAGAAGCTCTCCTCGTCGTACTCCCATCGAATGTACACCAGCCGGGACTGCAAACAGTCGCCCCTCTGGGAGCAGCTCTCGCCGTCGGTCGTCGGAAACGTACCGTTGACCTACCCACCGACGGAAATCGACGGCGAACTGGTCTCGGGAATGATGACTCCCTCGACGAGCGAGGACTTTACGCACCCGACGGAACTCGCCGACGAGATCGAGGCCGAGATTCCAGAGTACGAGATCAGCCTCGACTACCCGGAGTACGCCGGCCGGCTCGAGGAGTTCGAACTCGCCGTCGACGAGATGCTCGAGAACCGTCGCGCACTCATGCAGTTGCTGATGGAGCGAACCGACGACTGGCAGCTCTTTTTCTTCGTCTTCACCGAACCCGATCGCTTCCAGCACCTGCTCTGGGAGGACGGGCCGATGCTCACACACTACCGGAAACTCGACGAGATCGTGGGTGAAGTCATCGAGTACACGGAGGCACACGACGCGGATCTCTACGTCGTCTCCGACCACGGCTTCGGCCCGATCGATCGACTGGTCTACACCAATCACTTCCTCGAGCAGGAAGGCTACCTGGTCCGCCGGGATGACGAGGGGACCCGCGGGGCGCTGGCGAGCCTCGGCATCTCGCGGGACTCGATCGTGAACGCGTTGGACGCGGTGGGCGTCTCCGAGGAACTGCTCGTCTCGAAGCTCCCGCGGTCGGTGATCGACTCTGTCGCCTCCCAGATCCCGGGCGACCACGAGCTGTACGACGTCGACTACGAGCGCACGATCGCGTTCGTCCACGGTGCGGGCGGCCTCTACGTCAACGACAGCGACCGTTTCGAGAAGGGGGCCGTTCCGCCGGAGAAGGTCCCCGAAATCAAGGCCGAACTCGTCGACCTCCTCGAGTCCGTCACCGAACCCGGATCGAACGAACCGGCCCTCACGGTGTACGACGGCGACGACCTGTTTCCGACGGACGACGGCTCGCCCGACCTCGTGGTCAACGGCTGTGGCACCTACGAGACCCGAAGTGCCATCAGCGACGACCCGTTCGGCGACACCGGTACGTACCAGGCGAGCCACCGACCGGAAGGAGTCCTGCTCTGTCGTGGCCCCTCGATCAACCCCGGCGCCGAACTCCGGAGTGCCCGCGTCGTCGACGTCGCCCCCACGCTCTTACACGGCATCGGCGAGCCCGTTCCCGCGAACGCTGATGGACGCGTCCTCTTCGACGCCTTCCGAAGCGACTCGAGGCCGGCAACCTCGAAAGTCGAGCGCGTCGACGTCTCCCGCGCTGGCGAGGACGAAGCGGTCGACGACGATTTCTCCGACGTCGAGGATCGGCTGAAGGGGCTGGGCTACATGGAGTGA
- a CDS encoding HAD family hydrolase encodes MAVTFDLFGTLVDVDQPADPAVAVATELESRGVAVPDDWPVAYRQVHVDAPAGAEVPLPAHVAAALSSRDVAFVHGDVRRAVIAAFDPEVRTRAGALEALEAARERGPVGLCSNCSVPELVGRTLVRSALERADFDAVVTSAGCGWRKPAPEIFEITAAHLDVEPNDLVHVGDDPRTDGGVEGVGGTFVSLEETPLSAVPDRLVVIDR; translated from the coding sequence GTGGCAGTCACGTTCGACCTCTTCGGAACGCTCGTGGACGTCGACCAGCCAGCTGATCCCGCCGTCGCCGTCGCGACCGAACTCGAGTCCCGCGGCGTCGCGGTCCCCGACGACTGGCCGGTCGCCTACCGCCAGGTACACGTCGACGCGCCCGCGGGAGCCGAGGTACCGCTTCCCGCCCACGTCGCCGCCGCGCTCTCGAGTCGCGACGTCGCGTTCGTCCACGGCGACGTCAGGCGGGCAGTGATCGCGGCGTTCGACCCCGAGGTTCGGACGAGGGCGGGCGCACTCGAGGCGCTCGAGGCCGCCCGCGAGCGCGGCCCCGTCGGCCTCTGCTCGAACTGTAGCGTCCCCGAACTCGTCGGCCGAACGCTCGTCCGGTCGGCCCTCGAGCGCGCCGACTTCGACGCGGTCGTGACGAGCGCGGGCTGTGGCTGGCGAAAGCCCGCCCCCGAGATTTTCGAAATTACGGCGGCCCACCTCGACGTCGAGCCGAACGACCTCGTCCACGTCGGCGACGACCCGCGAACCGACGGCGGCGTCGAAGGCGTGGGCGGAACGTTCGTCTCGCTCGAGGAGACGCCGCTGTCCGCGGTTCCGGACCGGCTGGTGGTGATCGATCGATGA
- the cobS gene encoding adenosylcobinamide-GDP ribazoletransferase, giving the protein MSPTGDGPVSRPVAALRGAFAFLTRLPTRSRDGDWEAFRSSPWAFPVVGLVAGALAAVSLLAIGTLPAPTVALGYLLAVYLVTGIHHLDGVADLGDALVVHGDAERRREVLKDTTTGVGALLAVSLVVVGLALGGLGLAGLPVLVAVGVAVAAEVGAKLGMAVLACVGTAVHEGMGSSVTSAVGPSAVVLPVILTLPAVALTWPHPAAAAALAGAVLGGALPWAWARVHLGGVTGDVFGAANELGRLLGVHMGVIAWTCW; this is encoded by the coding sequence GTGAGCCCAACAGGGGATGGCCCCGTGAGCCGACCAGTGGCCGCGCTCCGGGGGGCGTTCGCCTTCCTCACGCGCCTGCCGACGCGGAGCCGGGATGGCGACTGGGAGGCGTTTCGGTCGTCGCCGTGGGCGTTCCCCGTCGTCGGTCTCGTCGCGGGGGCGCTCGCGGCGGTCTCTCTGCTCGCGATCGGGACGCTCCCTGCGCCGACGGTCGCGCTGGGCTACCTCCTCGCCGTCTACCTCGTGACGGGGATCCACCACCTCGACGGCGTGGCCGACCTCGGCGACGCGCTCGTCGTCCACGGCGACGCGGAGCGACGGCGGGAGGTACTGAAGGACACGACGACGGGCGTCGGCGCGCTGCTCGCCGTCTCGCTCGTCGTGGTCGGCCTGGCCCTCGGCGGCCTCGGGCTGGCGGGGCTGCCCGTCCTCGTCGCCGTCGGCGTCGCCGTCGCGGCCGAGGTCGGCGCGAAGCTCGGCATGGCCGTCCTGGCGTGTGTCGGCACCGCCGTCCACGAGGGCATGGGCTCGAGCGTCACGAGCGCGGTCGGCCCGTCGGCCGTCGTCCTCCCAGTTATCCTCACACTCCCTGCGGTCGCCCTCACCTGGCCGCACCCGGCCGCGGCGGCCGCCCTCGCCGGTGCGGTCCTCGGGGGAGCGCTCCCCTGGGCCTGGGCACGAGTCCATCTCGGCGGCGTCACCGGCGACGTCTTCGGGGCCGCGAACGAACTCGGGCGCCTCCTCGGCGTCCACATGGGGGTGATCGCGTGGACGTGCTGGTGA
- the cbiB gene encoding adenosylcobinamide-phosphate synthase CbiB, with amino-acid sequence MTTTALAVVAIAFGLDRLVGEPPNRFHPVAWFGSLVGAADREWTESERGQRLVGVAIAASLPLVAAAVAGLVVLAAGAVHPFAGALAAALVLFTSISLRMLLETTRTVVEATEAALETAREALLALAGRDASELSAAEVRSAAVESAGENLADGLVAALLPFAILAPISLPAAAAVAAWVKAVNTLDSMLGYRSKPIGTASARLDDIVMWLPARIAALLIALAAADSRALERAREWARVPASPNSGWPMATLACALGVRLEKRGAYVLNAGAEFPTVADGERAVGIVGRAGWLAVALAAVLVAGQEVVP; translated from the coding sequence GTGACGACCACGGCGCTCGCGGTCGTCGCCATCGCGTTCGGCCTCGACCGGCTGGTGGGCGAGCCGCCGAACCGGTTCCACCCGGTGGCGTGGTTCGGCTCGCTCGTCGGGGCCGCAGATCGGGAGTGGACCGAGAGCGAGCGCGGCCAGCGCCTGGTCGGCGTCGCCATCGCTGCCTCCCTTCCCCTGGTGGCCGCGGCGGTCGCCGGTCTCGTCGTCCTCGCCGCGGGCGCGGTCCACCCGTTCGCCGGCGCACTCGCCGCGGCGCTCGTCCTTTTCACCTCGATCAGTCTCCGAATGCTGCTCGAGACCACCCGAACGGTGGTCGAGGCGACCGAGGCCGCCCTCGAGACGGCACGCGAGGCGTTGCTCGCGCTCGCCGGTCGGGACGCGAGCGAGCTCTCGGCGGCCGAGGTTCGAAGCGCCGCCGTCGAGAGCGCGGGGGAGAACCTCGCCGACGGCCTGGTCGCGGCGCTACTCCCGTTCGCGATCCTCGCGCCGATCTCGCTGCCCGCCGCGGCGGCCGTCGCCGCGTGGGTGAAAGCCGTCAACACGCTCGACTCGATGCTCGGCTACCGCTCGAAGCCGATCGGGACCGCGAGCGCCCGGCTCGACGATATCGTCATGTGGCTCCCAGCCCGCATCGCCGCCCTCCTGATCGCCCTCGCCGCGGCCGACTCGCGGGCGCTCGAGCGCGCCCGGGAGTGGGCACGCGTCCCCGCCTCGCCGAACTCCGGCTGGCCGATGGCGACGCTCGCGTGCGCGCTCGGCGTTCGACTCGAGAAACGAGGGGCGTACGTCCTGAACGCGGGTGCCGAATTTCCGACGGTCGCCGACGGGGAGCGAGCGGTGGGCATCGTCGGGCGGGCGGGCTGGCTCGCCGTTGCGCTCGCGGCGGTCCTCGTCGCCGGCCAGGAGGTGGTTCCGTGA